The following are encoded together in the Vibrio splendidus genome:
- a CDS encoding sphingomyelin phosphodiesterase, with the protein MIKKLCSTLIIWAIASQALATSLYYINRTDKPILINFSIDSSEPVSNGYQYRLTENDLVIWPYQKAKVADFNRYYGLVNGATYDYFLTISRLTNEGTWEPKPQEPVSQLRLVGHGSGSTLSYGYKDQGMMTDYNPYILHRYNQDGYHSEFGVKAIYTSGFDDVEFVVSEHTINDFDQDPNTLNVGSYNLWMLPGVSSNITSRAGVLDHTLSGYDVLTLQEAFSSDREILFNDLAEEYAFRTEVVGGGTSAMYDGGVVTFSRHPIIETDSIVFEHCSGTDCYADKGVVYTKVDKDGEIYHIFNTHLASFNTPAAKRLRRLQLGLMRTFMLTKGIPSNEAVIYAGDFNIDKNSDFVEYLLMLATLDVDPPEFRGYTNATFDPTINPYAAYKYSGGADVEYLDYVFVSRMHKRATSNTNTVKLHQRLSSDTWGSWHLSDHFAVNGSFEFSSHED; encoded by the coding sequence ATGATTAAAAAGCTGTGTTCAACACTGATAATTTGGGCAATAGCCAGCCAAGCACTCGCAACATCACTTTACTATATAAACCGCACCGACAAACCCATATTAATAAACTTTTCGATAGACTCCAGTGAACCCGTAAGTAACGGTTACCAATACAGGTTGACTGAAAATGACTTAGTTATTTGGCCTTATCAAAAAGCTAAAGTAGCTGATTTTAATCGATATTATGGGCTTGTTAATGGCGCAACGTATGACTACTTCCTAACAATTTCACGATTAACAAACGAAGGTACTTGGGAACCTAAGCCGCAAGAACCTGTAAGTCAACTTAGGTTAGTTGGCCACGGTTCAGGCTCAACGTTGTCTTATGGGTATAAAGATCAAGGGATGATGACCGACTACAACCCATATATTCTTCATCGATATAACCAAGATGGATATCACTCTGAGTTCGGTGTTAAGGCTATATACACGTCAGGCTTTGACGACGTTGAATTTGTAGTCTCAGAACATACGATCAATGATTTTGATCAAGACCCAAATACCTTGAACGTTGGGTCATATAACCTATGGATGCTCCCCGGCGTATCATCAAACATTACAAGTCGTGCAGGTGTCTTGGACCACACTCTCTCCGGATATGACGTACTCACACTTCAAGAAGCTTTTTCTTCAGACCGAGAGATCCTATTCAACGATCTAGCAGAGGAATATGCATTTAGAACAGAGGTAGTAGGAGGTGGCACTAGTGCGATGTACGACGGAGGCGTGGTCACTTTTAGTCGCCATCCAATTATTGAAACCGACAGTATAGTTTTTGAACACTGCTCCGGAACTGATTGTTACGCAGATAAAGGCGTCGTCTATACCAAAGTCGACAAAGATGGTGAGATATACCATATATTCAACACTCACCTAGCATCATTTAATACGCCAGCAGCCAAACGTCTAAGACGCCTACAGCTAGGGCTGATGCGAACCTTTATGCTGACTAAAGGCATACCTTCCAACGAAGCGGTTATCTATGCTGGAGACTTCAATATCGATAAAAATAGCGACTTCGTGGAATACCTTTTAATGCTAGCTACGTTGGATGTTGATCCTCCAGAATTCAGAGGCTACACCAATGCAACCTTTGACCCGACGATTAACCCGTATGCTGCTTATAAGTATTCAGGTGGTGCTGATGTAGAGTATCTGGATTACGTTTTTGTTAGCAGAATGCATAAACGAGCAACAAGTAATACTAATACGGTCAAGCTTCATCAAAGGTTGAGCTCTGACACTTGGGGAAGTTGGCACCTTTCAGACCATTTTGCCGTCAACGGAAGCTTTGAATTTAGCTCTCACGAAGACTAA
- a CDS encoding S8 family peptidase — translation MNHGQRLTTLALAIMASTHVSATTLNESSPEPQPANSPFIQDVKGTIVEDYTRETIQPSFFSMRMMSNAHEQRGDWFNLTASYTRIQGVGSDVVYDYLMPPLQPQPVIVAVLDSGVDVEHEDLKNKLWTNEDEIPNNGIDDDGNGYIDDVHGWNFLGNSLGINVDQDTLEVTREYKKYLELKENGHWIPRKKRKYYQGVESDYLSSLKDDQDALNRVTTATEQANEYKAEILELTDHKDFTVNGLQPLLNNENPSIVTAAEGLLSVFDSWYSFEYLESRRSRYQDSLDFHLNLELDTRGDIVWDDISNPWEKGYGNNDVKGPVGSHGTHVAGIIAAERNNSVGIDGVADHAQIMAVRMVPNGDERDKDIANAVRYAVDNGAKVINMSFGKSYSPRKYIVDHAFRYAARKGVLIVHSAGNSRNDNDIKPSFPNRYAKHYRSKPISTWLDVGASAKYADETLVASFSNFGQKSVDVFAPGYRILSTTPGNTYGSKSGTSMAAPVVSGVAALVWSRYPDLSVKELKAMLMGESKIYPELLVKKPSSPEDLVPFSTLSISGSVVDAEAIFAELETR, via the coding sequence ATGAATCACGGACAAAGACTCACCACGCTTGCTTTGGCAATTATGGCTTCGACCCACGTATCAGCTACGACTCTGAATGAAAGTAGCCCAGAGCCACAACCTGCCAACTCACCTTTCATCCAAGATGTAAAAGGCACAATTGTTGAGGATTACACGCGAGAAACTATTCAACCTTCATTTTTCTCGATGAGAATGATGAGCAACGCTCATGAACAACGCGGAGATTGGTTTAACTTAACGGCAAGCTACACAAGAATTCAGGGTGTGGGTTCTGATGTGGTATACGACTACTTGATGCCCCCTCTTCAACCACAACCAGTCATCGTTGCCGTTCTTGATTCAGGTGTCGACGTTGAACACGAAGACCTCAAAAACAAACTTTGGACCAATGAAGACGAGATCCCAAACAACGGGATTGACGATGATGGCAATGGTTACATTGACGATGTCCACGGCTGGAACTTTTTGGGTAACTCGTTAGGCATTAACGTTGACCAAGACACGTTAGAAGTCACTAGAGAATACAAAAAGTACCTTGAGTTAAAAGAGAACGGACATTGGATTCCGCGTAAGAAACGTAAGTACTATCAAGGTGTTGAATCTGATTACTTGTCGTCTCTAAAAGATGACCAAGATGCATTGAATCGTGTAACAACAGCAACTGAGCAAGCCAACGAGTACAAAGCAGAAATCCTTGAACTCACCGATCACAAAGACTTCACGGTAAACGGATTGCAACCGCTATTGAATAACGAAAATCCCAGCATTGTTACAGCAGCTGAAGGGCTTTTGAGCGTATTTGATTCATGGTATTCATTCGAATATCTAGAATCACGTCGTAGCCGCTATCAAGACTCTCTAGATTTTCACCTTAACCTAGAGCTCGATACGCGTGGCGATATTGTTTGGGATGACATTTCTAACCCTTGGGAAAAAGGCTACGGCAACAACGATGTGAAAGGCCCTGTAGGCTCACACGGCACACACGTTGCTGGAATCATCGCTGCTGAGCGTAACAACTCAGTGGGTATTGATGGTGTGGCAGATCATGCTCAGATCATGGCAGTACGTATGGTGCCAAATGGCGATGAGCGAGACAAAGATATTGCCAATGCGGTGCGTTACGCCGTCGATAATGGTGCTAAAGTCATTAACATGAGCTTCGGCAAGAGCTACTCGCCACGTAAGTACATCGTTGACCACGCGTTCCGTTATGCAGCGCGTAAAGGTGTGTTGATTGTTCACTCTGCGGGGAACAGCCGCAACGATAACGACATCAAACCAAGCTTTCCAAACCGCTACGCGAAGCACTACCGTTCAAAGCCTATTTCAACATGGTTAGATGTGGGTGCATCAGCAAAATACGCCGACGAAACGTTAGTGGCGAGCTTCAGTAACTTCGGTCAGAAATCGGTTGATGTGTTTGCACCTGGGTACCGCATTTTATCAACCACACCGGGAAATACTTACGGTTCGAAAAGTGGCACAAGTATGGCTGCGCCTGTCGTTTCTGGCGTCGCTGCGTTGGTGTGGTCGCGCTATCCTGATTTATCGGTAAAAGAGCTAAAGGCGATGTTAATGGGTGAATCAAAAATCTACCCAGAGCTGCTTGTTAAAAAGCCATCAAGCCCAGAAGATTTGGTTCCTTTCAGTACCCTTTCTATTTCAGGCAGCGTAGTAGATGCCGAAGCGATATTTGCAGAACTAGAAACACGCTAA
- a CDS encoding DUF2256 domain-containing protein yields MHKKPHLPTKTCPICKKPFSWRKKWQRCWDDVIYCSERCRRHKPTLA; encoded by the coding sequence ATGCACAAGAAGCCCCATTTACCAACTAAGACATGTCCTATTTGCAAAAAGCCTTTCTCATGGCGTAAAAAGTGGCAACGTTGTTGGGATGACGTGATTTACTGTTCTGAACGTTGTCGTCGTCATAAGCCAACTTTGGCGTAA
- a CDS encoding porin family protein, which produces MLKSSFLLGLIGLVSLPTLAAGIEGGPYIGAGLGVYQDSDTDGAGNLDAESMGYSLYGGYQFNRIVGIELGYTDYADYEKFGTKLLSPTSLSVAANVGYTFDNSIRPFVTAGLSYVDLNSSNSAFYGDDSGAGFHFGIGVEYNPVENLTLRLISQADAVNIENYAYINGNKVRLSSKDVAFSTVTLGASYNF; this is translated from the coding sequence ATGCTTAAATCATCATTTCTATTGGGCCTAATTGGCTTAGTTTCACTTCCTACACTTGCTGCTGGTATTGAGGGCGGTCCATACATTGGCGCAGGCCTTGGTGTGTATCAAGACTCAGACACTGACGGCGCAGGTAATTTAGATGCTGAAAGCATGGGGTACAGCCTTTACGGTGGTTACCAATTTAACCGTATTGTTGGTATTGAACTTGGTTACACGGATTACGCTGACTACGAAAAGTTTGGTACTAAGCTGCTTTCACCAACTTCTCTTTCTGTTGCAGCAAACGTAGGTTACACATTTGATAATTCAATTCGTCCGTTTGTAACCGCAGGTCTGAGCTACGTAGATTTGAACTCTAGCAACAGTGCTTTTTACGGTGACGATTCTGGTGCAGGTTTCCATTTTGGTATCGGTGTGGAATACAACCCAGTGGAGAACTTAACGCTTCGCCTGATCTCGCAAGCAGATGCTGTGAACATAGAAAACTACGCTTATATCAATGGCAATAAAGTTCGTCTAAGCAGCAAAGATGTAGCATTTAGCACAGTAACACTGGGTGCTTCGTACAATTTCTAA
- a CDS encoding glutathione S-transferase family protein: protein MIKLVSFKNCPFVQRVMGALVIKNVPFEIEYIELNNKPQWFLDISPNGQVPVLITENDTVLFESDAIVEYLDDKYAPIEEVSAEQKALDRAWSYQASKHYMPQCGTMGSKDKETFETRLANLQKSFQKAENKLGDRDFFKGDYISNVDIAWLPLLHRASVIKEGSGFDMLEGFPKVQKWQAALIESGLTDKTVPADFIEKFSGFYLTNNYLASLAEAR from the coding sequence ATGATTAAACTTGTTAGCTTTAAAAACTGCCCATTCGTTCAACGTGTAATGGGTGCTTTAGTAATCAAAAATGTCCCATTTGAAATTGAATACATTGAGCTAAATAATAAACCTCAATGGTTCCTAGATATTTCGCCAAACGGACAAGTGCCAGTATTGATTACAGAAAATGACACAGTTCTGTTTGAGTCAGATGCAATTGTTGAATACTTAGACGATAAATATGCGCCGATAGAAGAGGTGTCTGCAGAGCAAAAAGCACTAGATCGCGCTTGGTCTTATCAGGCAAGTAAACATTACATGCCGCAATGTGGAACGATGGGCAGTAAAGATAAAGAAACCTTTGAGACACGTTTAGCGAATCTTCAAAAATCCTTCCAAAAGGCCGAGAACAAGCTGGGTGACAGGGACTTCTTTAAAGGCGATTACATCTCTAACGTCGACATCGCTTGGCTACCACTGTTACACCGAGCGTCAGTGATTAAAGAAGGCTCCGGTTTTGATATGCTTGAAGGCTTTCCGAAAGTACAGAAGTGGCAAGCGGCGCTGATTGAATCTGGCTTGACCGATAAAACCGTTCCTGCGGACTTTATTGAGAAGTTCAGCGGCTTTTATTTAACGAATAACTATTTGGCTAGTCTCGCTGAAGCTCGTTAA
- a CDS encoding AAA family ATPase has product MKILSLEFENLNSLKGRWKLDFTQSPFAENGLFAITGPTGAGKTTILDAICLALFHRTPRLKSIAKGNNELMTRGTGECFAELEFEVQGKTYRSNFHQKRARGKHDGALQTPTCEFADADTDKVLETMLTKKTKLVEQVTGLNFSRFTKSIMLSQGEFAAFLNANANDRAELLEELTGTEVYSLISERIYDHFKSSEESLNHLKAKAEGVSLLSEEQIQELTAERETLEAEQKRLSEQLKEWQAHLSWWKDVTKAEQTIATSEHDLKTAQDKLGRNQPSLERLAYSEPAEKLRPMHKDLKRCELEVNTTQAHLDNSTKLLAVRDAEKQDAQTKLTQSSAIVEQVKTEQQEQEKIIDLVRPLDNQIAVLKDKQTAAVTAANTLNEQHTQQRNQQVVLVQKTDALKQQDQLSTEYLNTHQADQHLEKYLGQWQAKVEQVRTLERQHAEQLNSAKQTLSAVDTQLTIIKSAQDAKATQDKTLAELVVLESSAKQQWEALQGNTSEQVLNSQKDLLEFWNRHTHSLLEINRGFLNAQHQLHAKTQAHQTNIQLVDKLSKEREVLVERYKERETSLERLTRLIDQEGELAKYRAALESGSECPLCGSTDHSIEQSQDIANLVAQKDRENLELTAIKKEGQEHRQQLDSLAPMIAALNDDIQRAQADIQQAQMNWQGVVGKLQQSLSDFVGTAPELALLTINDLGNEATVATFAQQCEVQLSQSLQQLKALADAKTHYAEAEKQRLSASVVADKAQSNLELAEQRLADLNKQNHSTNEQVAQIALAKEQQWNALNESIVQTAIEAPELEHIDDWFTAKSQASSMWQQTKQQNADIEKQLITQNAELKTLDDKLSSAEKELATLTQESESLVSELTRVTAERTELFGDKDIQATSNAMKQKVTEAVNAFDAAQLVLNRCKLEHRTEQTKHTGFLDELVSKQSSYTQASNGWSEALKTSPFEGEADFEAALLDEEVRTQLQSLKKSLDEATVSAQARLNTAKATQVELQNHANAKAWQEQDQQQVEEATTECQNAQQSHATKIGAISANLETDSQNRSNQQDLFKQIDEQQVDFDDISRLNSLIGSKNGDKFRKFAQGLTLENLVYLANKQLQRLHGRYELKRKADDGLELQVLDTWQGDVMRDTKTLSGGESFLVSLALALALSDLVSYKTSIDSLFLDEGFGTLDSDTLDIALNALDNLNASGKMIGVISHVEALKERVPVQLKVTKHSGLGVSEMEKQYKVVA; this is encoded by the coding sequence ATGAAGATTTTAAGCCTAGAATTTGAAAACCTGAACTCTTTGAAAGGACGTTGGAAGCTCGATTTTACCCAATCACCGTTTGCGGAAAATGGCTTGTTTGCGATTACTGGCCCAACAGGGGCGGGTAAAACCACCATTCTTGACGCGATTTGTTTGGCATTGTTCCACCGCACGCCGCGTTTGAAAAGTATCGCCAAAGGCAACAACGAATTAATGACGCGTGGCACGGGTGAGTGTTTTGCTGAACTGGAGTTTGAAGTACAGGGCAAAACGTATCGCTCTAACTTCCACCAAAAGCGAGCGCGTGGAAAACACGATGGCGCATTACAAACACCAACGTGCGAATTTGCGGATGCGGACACCGATAAAGTCTTAGAGACTATGTTGACCAAGAAGACAAAGTTAGTGGAGCAGGTAACTGGTCTCAATTTTTCGCGCTTCACTAAATCCATCATGTTGTCTCAGGGTGAGTTTGCAGCGTTCTTAAACGCCAATGCTAACGACCGTGCCGAGCTACTTGAAGAGCTGACGGGCACAGAAGTCTATAGCCTGATCTCTGAGCGCATCTACGATCATTTCAAGTCGAGTGAAGAGTCGCTTAATCACCTTAAAGCGAAAGCCGAAGGGGTGAGCTTACTCTCTGAAGAGCAAATCCAAGAGCTAACCGCAGAACGAGAAACGTTAGAAGCCGAGCAGAAGCGTTTGTCTGAGCAGTTAAAAGAGTGGCAAGCGCATCTTAGCTGGTGGAAAGACGTGACTAAAGCTGAGCAAACTATCGCGACCAGTGAGCACGATCTTAAAACAGCTCAAGATAAACTAGGCCGTAACCAACCATCACTAGAGCGTTTGGCATACAGTGAACCGGCTGAAAAGCTGCGCCCAATGCACAAAGATTTAAAGCGTTGCGAACTAGAGGTGAACACTACTCAAGCTCATTTAGATAACAGCACTAAGTTACTTGCCGTTCGTGATGCAGAGAAGCAAGACGCGCAAACTAAACTGACTCAAAGCAGTGCAATTGTCGAACAGGTTAAAACCGAGCAACAAGAACAAGAGAAGATCATCGATCTTGTCCGCCCGCTAGATAACCAAATTGCCGTACTCAAAGATAAGCAAACTGCGGCCGTTACTGCAGCAAATACGCTAAACGAGCAACATACGCAGCAGCGTAATCAACAAGTCGTTTTGGTCCAAAAAACAGATGCACTGAAGCAACAAGATCAACTCAGCACTGAGTACTTAAATACACATCAAGCTGACCAACATCTGGAAAAATACTTAGGTCAGTGGCAAGCAAAGGTAGAGCAAGTTCGTACTCTAGAGCGTCAGCATGCAGAACAGTTAAACTCAGCGAAGCAAACTTTGTCTGCGGTTGATACTCAGCTAACGATCATCAAATCTGCGCAAGACGCTAAAGCAACGCAAGATAAGACCTTAGCTGAATTGGTGGTGCTAGAGAGTAGTGCAAAGCAACAGTGGGAAGCATTGCAAGGCAACACTAGCGAGCAAGTGTTGAATTCGCAAAAAGATCTGTTGGAGTTTTGGAATCGCCATACGCACTCATTACTTGAGATCAATCGTGGTTTCCTAAATGCCCAGCATCAGCTGCATGCAAAAACACAGGCACATCAAACTAACATTCAGTTGGTCGACAAGCTTTCGAAAGAACGTGAAGTGCTGGTGGAGCGATATAAAGAGAGAGAGACTTCGCTTGAACGATTAACGCGTTTGATTGATCAAGAAGGCGAGTTGGCAAAATACCGTGCAGCTCTAGAATCTGGGTCTGAATGCCCACTGTGTGGTTCAACAGACCATTCGATTGAACAGTCGCAAGATATTGCAAATTTAGTTGCTCAAAAAGATAGAGAAAACCTAGAGCTAACAGCTATCAAAAAAGAAGGCCAAGAGCATCGTCAGCAGTTAGATTCTCTTGCCCCTATGATTGCAGCGCTTAACGATGACATTCAACGTGCACAAGCGGATATTCAGCAGGCTCAAATGAATTGGCAAGGCGTTGTCGGCAAGCTTCAACAGAGCTTATCTGATTTCGTTGGCACGGCTCCTGAACTAGCGCTGCTAACAATTAACGATTTAGGCAATGAAGCTACAGTCGCGACCTTTGCTCAGCAGTGTGAAGTTCAACTAAGTCAGAGCTTGCAGCAACTCAAAGCGTTGGCTGATGCTAAAACGCACTATGCTGAAGCTGAGAAACAACGCTTGTCTGCAAGCGTTGTGGCTGACAAAGCGCAGTCTAATCTCGAGTTGGCCGAGCAACGCTTAGCGGATCTGAATAAGCAAAATCACAGCACGAACGAACAAGTGGCTCAGATAGCTCTAGCAAAAGAACAGCAATGGAACGCTCTGAATGAGAGCATTGTTCAAACGGCTATCGAAGCGCCTGAACTTGAACATATCGATGATTGGTTTACTGCGAAATCACAAGCATCAAGCATGTGGCAACAGACTAAACAACAAAATGCCGATATTGAGAAGCAACTGATTACTCAAAATGCCGAACTGAAAACCTTAGATGACAAGCTAAGTAGCGCAGAGAAAGAGCTCGCGACACTGACGCAAGAGAGTGAGTCTTTAGTGTCAGAGCTCACTCGTGTAACGGCTGAAAGAACAGAATTGTTTGGTGATAAAGACATTCAAGCCACCAGCAATGCGATGAAGCAAAAAGTCACTGAAGCGGTAAATGCATTTGATGCAGCGCAGTTAGTGCTTAACCGTTGCAAGCTGGAACATCGAACCGAGCAAACCAAACACACTGGTTTCTTGGACGAGTTGGTCAGTAAGCAATCGAGCTACACACAAGCGTCGAATGGTTGGTCAGAAGCGCTGAAAACGAGCCCATTCGAAGGTGAGGCTGATTTTGAAGCAGCATTGTTGGATGAAGAGGTTAGAACTCAACTTCAAAGCCTGAAGAAGTCTTTAGACGAAGCGACTGTCAGTGCACAAGCTAGGTTGAACACCGCCAAAGCGACGCAAGTGGAGCTACAAAACCACGCAAATGCTAAAGCATGGCAAGAGCAAGACCAACAGCAAGTTGAAGAAGCGACTACTGAATGCCAAAACGCACAACAAAGCCATGCGACAAAGATCGGTGCGATTTCTGCCAATCTTGAAACGGATAGCCAGAACCGCAGTAATCAGCAAGATCTGTTTAAGCAAATAGACGAGCAACAGGTCGACTTTGATGATATTTCACGTCTGAATTCACTTATTGGTTCTAAGAACGGCGACAAGTTCCGTAAGTTTGCTCAAGGTCTAACACTGGAAAACTTGGTGTACTTGGCGAACAAGCAGCTACAGCGTTTGCATGGTCGATACGAGCTAAAACGTAAAGCCGATGATGGCTTAGAGCTGCAAGTGCTTGATACATGGCAGGGCGATGTGATGCGTGACACTAAGACCTTGTCAGGTGGTGAAAGCTTCTTGGTTAGCTTGGCGTTGGCATTAGCGCTTTCTGATCTTGTGAGTTACAAAACCAGTATTGATTCTTTGTTCTTGGATGAAGGTTTCGGCACGCTGGATAGCGACACATTGGACATTGCCCTAAACGCGCTCGATAACCTGAATGCGTCAGGCAAGATGATTGGCGTCATTAGCCACGTTGAAGCATTGAAAGAGCGAGTGCCTGTTCAGCTTAAAGTGACAAAACACTCTGGCTTAGGTGTGAGTGAGATGGAGAAGCAGTACAAGGTTGTCGCTTAG
- the sbcD gene encoding exonuclease subunit SbcD produces MKILHTSDWHLGQNFYNKSRKNEHERFLQWLLEQVTEHDIDAIIVAGDIFDTSTPPSYAREMYNKFVVDSNKIGCQLVLLGGNHDSVSVLKETQQLLKYMGADVIPNTNEDHATQVVELKGKNGDVEALVCAIPFIRPRDVLTSQAGVTGVERQKQLGDAIKQHYQSVYDAAVEKRAEFENSEHMPIIATGHLTAMGVQQSDSVRDIYVGNLDGFAADGFPDADYIALGHIHRPQVVAKREYIRYCGSPIPLSFDELKSQKQVCVVEFIEGERTISQLPVPTFQPLAEIKGDLSEIESQLNQYIGLDSDQSVWLSIEVQAQDYLSDLQERMRALTEGLNVEVLQLRRARERRNQALEQESVETLSELSPMDVFTKRIALEEFETDSEKARLERMTVKFKQVMVEVSESAQAPNKVEE; encoded by the coding sequence ATGAAGATTCTTCACACGTCCGATTGGCATCTTGGCCAAAACTTCTACAATAAAAGCCGTAAGAATGAACATGAACGGTTTTTACAATGGTTACTTGAGCAAGTTACAGAGCACGACATCGACGCGATCATTGTTGCTGGCGACATTTTCGATACCAGCACACCGCCGAGTTACGCTCGTGAGATGTATAATAAGTTTGTGGTCGATTCGAACAAGATCGGCTGCCAATTGGTGTTGTTAGGTGGAAATCACGATTCAGTCTCTGTGCTTAAAGAGACCCAACAGTTACTCAAATACATGGGTGCAGACGTGATTCCTAATACCAATGAAGATCATGCGACTCAGGTTGTTGAACTAAAAGGCAAGAACGGCGATGTAGAAGCGCTGGTTTGTGCTATTCCTTTTATTCGCCCTCGCGATGTGTTGACCAGCCAGGCGGGCGTCACAGGCGTTGAGCGTCAGAAGCAACTCGGAGATGCAATCAAACAGCACTACCAAAGTGTTTATGATGCCGCTGTAGAAAAACGTGCGGAGTTTGAAAACAGCGAGCACATGCCGATTATCGCTACGGGTCATTTAACGGCGATGGGTGTTCAACAATCGGATTCGGTACGCGACATCTATGTCGGTAACCTTGATGGTTTTGCCGCTGATGGCTTCCCAGACGCAGACTATATTGCACTTGGTCATATCCACCGCCCACAAGTGGTGGCAAAGCGTGAATACATTCGTTACTGTGGCTCACCAATCCCATTAAGCTTTGATGAACTTAAATCTCAAAAGCAGGTATGTGTGGTTGAGTTTATTGAGGGCGAGCGCACCATTTCTCAATTGCCAGTTCCAACGTTCCAACCCCTAGCTGAAATCAAAGGCGACTTGAGCGAGATCGAATCTCAACTGAATCAATATATAGGCTTAGATAGCGACCAAAGCGTGTGGTTATCGATAGAAGTGCAAGCGCAAGATTACTTGTCGGATCTTCAAGAACGTATGCGCGCACTAACCGAAGGTTTGAATGTGGAAGTGCTGCAACTGCGCCGCGCAAGAGAACGCCGTAACCAAGCTTTAGAGCAAGAGTCGGTAGAAACCTTATCTGAATTGAGCCCGATGGACGTGTTTACGAAGCGTATTGCCTTAGAAGAATTTGAAACCGATTCTGAAAAAGCACGTTTAGAGCGCATGACGGTGAAGTTTAAACAAGTGATGGTTGAAGTGTCCGAGAGCGCTCAAGCGCCAAACAAAGTAGAAGAGTAA
- a CDS encoding GNAT family N-acetyltransferase codes for MKPEIKAQDSMGNGTALESSTSIEIKLDDLSGGEVVELLEEHLADMYATSPAESVHALDLDGLKSPEITFFSAWKDSQLLGCVAIKELDAQHAELKSMRTSQFARKSGVASQLLQHVIDTATVRQYQTISLETGSEDYFKAARNLYEKFGFGYCEPFADYVLDPHSQFMSIELR; via the coding sequence ATGAAACCAGAAATAAAAGCACAGGATTCAATGGGCAACGGAACAGCATTGGAAAGCAGCACATCAATAGAAATTAAGCTTGATGACTTGTCGGGTGGGGAAGTCGTTGAATTGCTTGAAGAACACCTTGCCGATATGTATGCCACGTCACCAGCTGAAAGCGTTCATGCATTGGATCTTGATGGACTTAAGTCGCCAGAAATTACCTTTTTCAGCGCTTGGAAAGACAGCCAACTGCTCGGGTGTGTTGCGATTAAAGAGCTTGATGCACAACATGCTGAACTGAAATCAATGAGAACCTCACAGTTTGCTCGAAAGTCAGGTGTTGCAAGCCAACTGTTACAGCATGTAATAGACACAGCAACCGTTCGCCAGTATCAAACAATCAGTTTAGAGACCGGCTCAGAAGACTACTTTAAGGCCGCGCGTAACCTGTACGAAAAGTTTGGCTTTGGATACTGCGAACCCTTTGCTGACTATGTGTTGGATCCGCACAGCCAGTTCATGAGTATTGAGTTGCGTTAG
- a CDS encoding LysE/ArgO family amino acid transporter, translating into MTTYFAGFSLGLSLILAIGSQNAFVLKQGLKNQHVLAVCAVCAISDALLISFGVTGFGAIVKQFPQIEQLARYGGAIFLGVYSFLSFRSAFTETHALEATAETKDSLTKAIAMCLAFTWLNPHVYLDTVVLLGSISTQYQPNQMLFGAGAVSASFVFFFSLGYGARFLAPMFKNPRAWKVLEFVVGMIMASIAISLIV; encoded by the coding sequence ATGACGACTTATTTTGCTGGTTTCTCTCTGGGGCTTTCGCTGATTCTTGCGATTGGTTCTCAAAATGCATTTGTTTTAAAGCAAGGGCTTAAGAATCAACACGTATTGGCAGTTTGTGCTGTATGTGCCATTTCTGATGCCTTACTAATTAGCTTCGGCGTTACAGGCTTTGGCGCAATCGTTAAACAGTTCCCACAAATTGAGCAGCTCGCTCGTTATGGCGGCGCTATCTTTTTGGGTGTCTACTCATTCTTAAGCTTCCGTTCAGCATTTACTGAAACCCACGCCTTAGAAGCCACTGCTGAAACCAAAGACTCGTTAACCAAAGCGATTGCGATGTGTTTGGCGTTTACTTGGCTTAATCCGCATGTGTATTTGGATACTGTGGTATTGCTGGGTTCTATCTCAACGCAATATCAACCTAATCAAATGTTGTTTGGCGCTGGTGCAGTATCGGCATCATTCGTGTTCTTCTTTTCACTTGGATATGGCGCACGCTTCTTGGCTCCAATGTTTAAGAACCCGAGAGCGTGGAAGGTGTTGGAATTTGTCGTTGGCATGATCATGGCGTCTATTGCAATATCTTTGATCGTTTAG